In one window of Bacteroidota bacterium DNA:
- the istA gene encoding IS21 family transposase, whose product MQIRRVLQLRKQGKSNREIARELHISRLTVNGYVKRIQDGQEADQLLKMSDQELSSFIQSASPPVPADWRFEDLMNRIPTLSDELKKRHATRMILWEEYRQLVPEGYGYTQFCEHLSRFLQTTKAVMYFEHEPAACMMFDFAGDTVALVDPETGEISRHPVLVCVLPFSAFTYIEVLLSAKRELLLKALNNALSYIGGVPLSLKTDNMGQVVKKSNRYEPSFDALAEQWSAHYGATLMAARVRKPRDKASAESHVNAIYNRVYASLRNRVFHSIEQINEAFWEQLDKFNARNLQRCDYSRRDQFILHEKKLLLPLPAEAFVPKHKIAAKVQKNYHITLGEDWHHYSVHYKYIGKTVQLVYDFDNVEIYLDAIRIACYRRNYNRNGHTTLEEHMPPEHKHYKRMKGWSREYFIEKAAAIGPHAVAAISKILTQRNFIEQTYNSCLGVLRLGEKYGNDRLEAACQRAMAGYKVTYTVIKNILERNLDKASLQTDLFIGIPTHENIRGAEFYQ is encoded by the coding sequence TTGCAGATCAGACGAGTTCTACAATTAAGAAAACAGGGCAAATCCAATCGCGAAATTGCCCGGGAGCTTCACATCTCACGGCTCACAGTAAATGGGTATGTAAAGCGGATACAGGATGGGCAGGAAGCAGACCAGTTACTGAAAATGAGTGACCAGGAGCTATCATCGTTCATTCAAAGCGCCAGTCCGCCGGTACCGGCGGACTGGCGCTTTGAAGACCTCATGAACCGGATACCGACATTAAGCGATGAGCTAAAAAAACGACACGCCACGCGCATGATACTTTGGGAGGAGTATCGTCAGCTTGTGCCCGAAGGGTATGGCTATACACAGTTTTGCGAACACTTGAGCCGTTTTCTTCAAACGACCAAAGCGGTTATGTACTTTGAGCATGAGCCTGCTGCCTGTATGATGTTCGACTTTGCAGGAGATACGGTTGCGTTGGTTGATCCAGAGACCGGCGAGATTAGCAGGCACCCGGTGCTTGTCTGCGTGCTTCCTTTTTCTGCGTTTACGTATATCGAAGTGCTGCTGTCGGCTAAGCGTGAACTACTGCTTAAAGCGCTGAATAATGCTTTAAGTTATATCGGCGGAGTCCCGTTATCCCTAAAAACCGACAATATGGGGCAGGTCGTGAAAAAGAGCAACCGGTATGAGCCATCGTTTGATGCATTGGCCGAGCAATGGTCGGCACACTACGGAGCCACGCTCATGGCTGCCCGTGTGAGAAAGCCCCGTGACAAAGCTTCTGCTGAAAGTCACGTTAACGCTATTTACAACCGTGTGTATGCGTCATTGCGCAATAGAGTTTTTCATAGCATTGAGCAGATTAATGAGGCTTTTTGGGAGCAGTTGGACAAGTTCAATGCCCGCAACCTTCAGCGCTGTGATTACAGTCGTCGTGACCAGTTTATCCTTCACGAAAAAAAACTATTACTGCCCTTGCCTGCTGAAGCCTTTGTCCCCAAACATAAGATTGCGGCCAAAGTTCAGAAGAATTATCACATTACCCTGGGCGAGGACTGGCATCATTACAGCGTTCATTATAAGTACATCGGGAAAACGGTACAACTGGTTTATGATTTTGATAATGTGGAAATTTACCTTGATGCAATCCGCATTGCTTGTTACAGACGCAATTACAACAGAAACGGACATACTACCCTTGAGGAACACATGCCTCCGGAACACAAGCACTATAAACGCATGAAGGGTTGGAGCCGGGAGTATTTTATTGAAAAAGCAGCAGCGATCGGGCCACACGCGGTCGCGGCGATTAGCAAAATACTCACACAACGAAACTTCATCGAACAGACCTATAACTCATGCCTGGGCGTTTTACGACTGGGAGAAAAATATGGCAATGACCGGTTGGAAGCAGCCTGTCAGCGTGCTA